In Massilia forsythiae, one DNA window encodes the following:
- a CDS encoding head GIN domain-containing protein, producing the protein MRALLKTGFFLLLIAFGLIGASYTLLRAQGSGGPASPGSRLVASERRPVAAGIDSVDLSGPLNLTLRQGPPGLEVRGEQRLLANIDTASDGGVLHIGPRGILLRHRQPIEVILTLPALRSLSVNGSGSHTVSGFAGERIELALGGSGGMRFNGRYRDITASLQGSGDLDVTGGSSERVAASMMGSGRLTLVGSSRELQAHVNSSGDFDARHLQADAVHLTHVGSGDSALYARRDADVRLTGSGDVVIHGNPARHEVSRNGSGSVVFRD; encoded by the coding sequence ATGCGCGCCCTGCTGAAGACCGGTTTCTTCCTGCTGCTGATCGCCTTCGGGCTGATCGGCGCCTCGTACACCCTGCTGCGCGCCCAGGGCAGCGGCGGCCCGGCCAGCCCCGGCAGCCGCCTGGTGGCGAGCGAGCGCCGCCCGGTGGCGGCCGGCATCGACAGCGTCGACCTGAGCGGCCCGCTCAACCTGACCCTGCGCCAGGGCCCGCCCGGCCTCGAGGTGCGCGGCGAGCAACGCCTGCTGGCCAACATCGACACCGCCAGCGACGGCGGCGTGCTGCACATCGGCCCACGCGGCATCCTGCTGCGCCACCGCCAACCGATCGAAGTGATCCTGACCCTGCCGGCGCTGCGCAGCCTGAGCGTCAACGGCAGCGGCAGCCACACCGTCAGCGGCTTCGCCGGCGAACGCATCGAACTCGCCCTGGGCGGCTCGGGCGGCATGCGCTTCAATGGCCGCTACCGCGACATCACCGCCTCGCTGCAGGGCAGCGGCGACCTCGACGTCACCGGCGGCAGCAGCGAACGGGTGGCGGCGTCGATGATGGGTTCCGGGCGCCTGACCCTGGTCGGCAGCAGCCGCGAACTGCAGGCGCACGTGAACAGCTCGGGCGACTTCGATGCGCGCCACCTGCAGGCCGATGCCGTCCACCTGACCCACGTCGGCTCCGGCGACAGCGCCCTGTATGCGCGCCGGGACGCCGACGTACGCCTGACCGGCAGCGGCGACGTGGTCATCCACGGCAATCCGGCGCGCCACGAGGTCAGCCGCAA